One Vicia villosa cultivar HV-30 ecotype Madison, WI linkage group LG5, Vvil1.0, whole genome shotgun sequence genomic window, caaatcaaaatGTGCATTTGATTTAATACCACTTTTCAGACCACATGGAGGCTCTTGTTTTATGACGCCAAACATGAATAAACATTGAATAAGAGCAATATATATCCATCCATCCACTTCTTTAGACCAAATGGAGGCTCTAACCTTTCATATGACATCAGTTGTAAATAAAATTACCTTTATGACCAGTTCatgtttaaatattaatattctaAAACACGCATTAAAAGTATTGATATATTATTACACAACAATGATACCTGCAATAGGTAATTATCATTTCTTCGAAATACAAAATTGAGTTGCTTTATTTATCACTATCAAAGAATATGCTCTTTCTGCGGTGCTGTATTACAGTTTTTGAATTTAAGTTAGAACCTGAAAATGAAAACTTTTGCTCGTACTATTATACTATATGGTGAATAAATTAATGTTACAAAATTTAATAGAAGAAAAGCTCCTCCTGTTCCTTTGCCTTCTTGTCCTCCTCATTCCTTTGGCCTTTTACTCATGGTTTTACGCTTGTTAACATCAAGGTATTTCTTTCGTAACCGGATGGTCTTTGGAGTAACCTTCATTCAAATAAAAAAAGTCACAATCGAATAATATGTCTTCGAACGAaaacaaagtgataatttattaTGAGTAAAAAACGcagtgatatttgtaaattgTAACCAGTAAACTCTCGATTTGTCTGTCAAATTAGGGAGTCATCACATTAGCCTTCTAAACATTTCCAACACAAAATCATTCCCTTCCAAATCAAATTGTGTGGGGGGATTAGAGGACTAAATCATTGGCCGACTATTAGATGAAAAAAATTGTCAGAGGATACACATGACAACATGATATTTGAAGAACCAATTCAGGATTTAGTCATAAGTCATAACCCTTTAGAGGGTACTAGGCATGGAGTGGAGGTGGGTTGGGGAAGAAGCACCCTTACATATTTTCATCGCAAAAATCAGATAAAACTTTTTACAGCATTTTTAAATTCTAGATTGGAACATACCTCGATAAGCTCATCTGAAGCTACATATCCTATAGCTTCTTCAAGCGTCATCTGCAACCAGAAATCATTAGGTGTAAGCTAGCATATCAAACTTAAGAGCCGTCATCATATTAGGCTTTTCTGCTAACTACTTTCCGGTCACATACAAATTATTTCATACAGCCACAAAATGATGCCAGGTCTAGTACATAAAATTTGCTAGAAATGCAGTGTCACAAAAAACATATTGATAATTTTCTATTTCACCGGTTAATATCATTGAAATTCATCCATGCTtcatagggtttcctatttgaAAACCATGTGGCTCAAAAAAATAATATCTTTTATGCTACATatctttatttaaataattatacaaacagGAACTTCAAAAACTTTCACTATTTGATCCGCGATTTAAGAAGCATTTGTGTTATATACAAGGTAGATGCAATATCATAAAATACTGTACATACAGGTGACACTGAGCCTGTGAATTTTCCTTTCTTTAGACAGATGTTATCCACTCACCCTAGTTTtgttttaagtttaaaaaaactgattttttttaaatatcaggGCACATAAACTCCTAACTATGTCTTATAAAATGATGAACCCGGCAACTCATTGCTGGACATCTTGGTGTTTAAATGCACTTAAACCATGAATTAAGTAGGTATCAGAATTCTCAACTAAAATAAGCAAGAATTAAGGGAATAATTGTTGGCATATAAAGACATACGAGGCGAGGTGGAGTCAGCTTCACATTCTCATCCTTGGAAGCAGAGCGTATATTTGTAAGTTGTTTAGCCCTCACTGGATTAACCTGCAATTTATATCAGTCTTTGTCAGTGAGTCTCCAACATTGACGTAACACTGGCAGTTAGGCTAAGAATTCTTACATCAAGATCTGTATCCCGTGAGTGTTCTCCAACAATCATACCATCATATGTCTGTAAACAGAAGAACAAGCATTACAGGCAGTATGTCCGAGAAACTTATATGTGCAATACAAGCAAAAGCTAGATGAAACAGTATAAAGTAATTTAAATTAAGCACAAACTCTTGTGTCTCACTATTACTCCATGTTCAAAGTATTTGAGCATAATTTGAACAATGATCCAGAAGGAAGGTATATGATACAACATTTAACACATAAAATAGCAAAAGGGATTGGCCACTACCTCCATTCcaggagatacaaaaagagtccCACGAGCTTCTAAGCTCATTAATGCATGAGATGTGATTGAACCCAAACCCACTGACACCTGTTCAGTTAGAGTAACATCATTCAGTACGCAGGAGTTTAAAAACTTGACCAAAAACAAGCTCAAAGCAGCTTTATGATTTATAACAAATATATCATGTGAGTAGTAACTCGGTGTGATTAATAACAAACATACCAGTACTCCTTTCCTCACATTGCCAAGAGGGCCTCGAAATTTTTCATATGCTGCAAGGTTACAATAATACACATTGTAAAATATATGAATGTAGGATGTAGGTATAAAAACAACTCTGATAATAGCTTCATTATAAGTGCTCAAAAATAGTATGAGAagttattcaaaattcaaataagcATGCATCATGATCCACAAACATAAATTATGAGCATAAACTAAATCATGGGGGCAGCTAAACAGCATGATTTGGAAAACATATAATAATCATACTGAAAAACATCTTTGCATGCTAGATGGAAGAAGAGAAAGTTTTTAGTAGAAGGTGCATACTGAGGAAAGCACGGTGCATGAACCCAGTTCCACGTGTCTCACTGCTGAACACACTCCTGTAACCAACCAGGCCCCTGAACAAACAGTAATAAAGAAGTTACTAGATTTGTTGCAGATCTGATTTCACTCTAACTGTAACGTATGTTAGAAAATATTAATGTTATACTCCCTTCGTCCCAAAATAAGTCTTTTTACCTAAAATATTTGTCCCAAAACAAGTGTCAGCTTTATTTTCAGTGCAACATCAAATTCAATTTTAACAACTTTACCCGTAATTAATATTGTCCACTACTTTCTAGCTATTAAATAAAACTATGCATTTATGACAAAGAATAATAACCAACAGTAATTACGGACAATTTTGTAAAAGTGTCACATTTGTTCCTTCAATCATTATGTTTCTTATCTCAGTATTTAGAGTATCTCTTGAGATTGGTTTTtatatttctttattattatCATAATTTCTTTCCATATTTAACTAGGATAATTAGGATCTGGAGTCATGTATTAATATAATAAAGGCTGGTGTTCGgcatttttttaatcaaagttttcattcttgcatttctttctTTATCTAAAACTCTATACCATTTTGTCTGGAAAAACCAGACTTATAAGAAATGTGGCAAAAAGGGAGACTTAATGAACATGCTGTGCCGCTATGCTCAGATATAAGTGTTTTGTCCAAAAGGAAAAGTTCTTATGTGTCTCACTAGGATGTTAATCAAAATTTTGTACTACATTGTGAAACTTTGTTAACATATCAGCTTTGAATTTGATtggtttatttaatataattcatATTGCTAATCTAATACATAATGTAACTTTATAAGTTTTTGTTCGAAAATGGAAAatgttattataaatttaatttccCATGCACCTTACGGTTCCAAGATCTAGTACCTTCAATATAATATTGGGAGTCTGCTATAATAGTTGTATTTGTAATCCTTTTAAGAACATTGCTGTCTTGTCACTCTTTGGCAATCAGGTTTTTGTTGTTGCCCGGCATGTGAGGTTCATACTCCACCTGCTTGCCGTCTGTTCACTGTGCTCAAGTTTTGTTTGCCAATCCTACCTGTTCAGACCACTTTTAGCTTTGTGCGTCTCTCATTTGAGTTTAATTCAACACTGATTGCAGCTCACGCGGCACCTCCTTGTGATCTCCCTCGATAGATCCTTGTTTCTCCAATACAACCTAGATAGAATGTTTCTCTGAAGACAATGGTTTTGTCTAAATTACAGTTTGCCACTGGTTGTCTCAATTGTGGTTTGGCATTCAGTTTGTCTCGGTTGCAGTTTTTCTTTGGTTTTATCTCAGTTGCGCTGTTGCACCAGTTGCAGTTTTGCAATGGTAGACACAGTTGCAATTTAATACTGATTTTTCTCAAGTGCGGTTTGCCACCATTTTATTTGTTCCATGGAGTCTTTTTGTCCCGGCCACAATACGGTCTGAACTATGTTCTCTACCTATTTTCAATatcaaattatattattattgttttcgAAGGGTGCATTTGTAACAAGCTTAAGCTTAAGTCTTAACTCGAGTGAGTGTTACAAAATATGGCAATATCTTCTAATATTCTTGTTATCATCTGAGTATCTTAGATAATCTCAATGTATTAGTTTCTTATCAGTATTTTAGAATATCTCCTTAATATTAGTCCACATTTCTTGTGATTATCATGATTTGTTACACTATTCAATTAGGATTTTTAAGCCTTGTGTTAGTATAAATATAAGAGTTGGTATTTGGTCTTTTTTGTATCAAAGAgcataatcatcatcaatcatattATGAACCATTCTTAGAATTCAAAATATTCATTCTTTCACTTCTCCCATTGTCTCCTCATCGATATAAATTATCCAATTAGCTCTACGAGACCAAACAGTAAACAAGAAATCTCAACTGAGTTAGTAAGATGTGCTATCTGCAACCAATCATGAAGCCGAAAGCAATTTTTTAGTGAGAAAAACTAGAAAATTCATATTAATTAACGGACAACCAACTAGTGATTGAAGAGATGCTTAAATTTATCCCGCTTTCCTAATAAACGTCTCAGAGCAAGATTACTCAAGATAGCCTGTGGGTTGACAAAAAAGGTTATCGCTTCCACGAAAAAGGGCAAAGAGGTATGTATACATATGGGGTTCCATAAAAAAGATATACATCTAAATTTTGTTATCTGTGATGTGTACAGTACATGAGGTTACATATCAAAGAGATAAAGTCAAGATGAAAAAAGAGACAACAAAACCAACCTTGATGGACAAGTCAAGGACAATCTAGTTCGCCCAATAGCTCCGGCGACAGGACCCATGTCGGTAACCTCAGCTCGTCTGTGAGACAAAGCCTCCATTACAAAGCCAACGTGCTCATCATTTACCTGGGATAGATCCATTGTGATGTTAAAAGTTAAACTCATGTACAAGCATACTATGAACACCAAATTGAATTATTACCTCAATTGTAACTTCTTCTATTGGCTCAAGTTTCTGACCTTTTTCGGTTTTATACCTAATAAATTCATAGCAAAATGACATTAAAATGAAGTAACATAACATAAAACTAGGTATCAAACCAGTCTTGAGACTCCAACTTAACATAAAACTAGGTCCCTGAAATGGTATTAGATTGCTATAACCAAATGTTTACAAGATCAATTCTTGCAGTCAGTTATTTAAAAGTTAATTTAAGTATATAGAAAATGAATTTGGGCATTAATCATCCTCCCCTATATATCTTAAGCTTTATAGGAGACCTGGtctttgaaaaattcaatagTCTCCGTCAAAATCTAAACAATAACACGCAAGATATACACAGGAAACTTAAGTATTTGCTCAGTATTATTAAATAGAATGACAAACTCAAAAACAACGCTATGCAAGCAAAACCACATCAAGTCAAAACCAATAATCACACTAAAATTTTAGAGCTTCAGTCCTCAGGAACTCACATGACTTTAGGTGGAGAGACGGATAGCTCAAATCCCTCACGCCTCATATTCTCAATTAAAATACCTGTTAACATAAATGCGTTGAGCAGCAGCCTAAGCACAATAAATCATAGAATTTTAACATGTATGCAATTTCAGTAAACAAGAACAGACCCAGCTGCAGTTCTCCTCTTCCTTGAACTTCAAACGTTTCTGACAAGCCTGGAAGCACATTTATGGCAAGGTTGGTTTCAGCTTCAGCCGTTAGTCGATCACCAATTCTTCCCCCAGTCAACTAAAAAAAATCCAGCATTAGCCTATTTACTTGATAGAAACAATAACTACAACTTAATAACATATGAGTTTATTTAAGGAAAAACTATATAATACAGCTTCAATGAAGACCATATGGTTATGTCTGAGTTTGGATTTGGATTTGGGAAATCTCTGACGAAACTTGTTACACAGACAACTAAAGCAACAAATAAAGTAAAGGTAACACAAACACAACTTACATGAGTACCATCACGACCAGCTAATGGGGAGTCGTTTACACCAAAGGTCATAGAAATTGTAGGTGGATCCAATTCAACTGTGGGTAATGCAGACATAATCTAAGGCATAAAAACACGAAGTTACTCCATGATAGTAAAATTCTCAAAATACAGGACATTAGTTACACATAAATTGATtgttaaacataaataaaataaacaatgttTCAACCAGCAACAAATGGATATTAGGGTGATACTAGACTATTTGGTTTAATTATTTTATCCTGGTTTGGATTATCTTATTCTGATTTCTAATTTAGAAGTTAGAATAGGAATAGATAATTAGGGTGATTGGCTTATTAGTAGAGTAAACATTTGAGATACTTCCATTATTTTAAGATGTTGAACTTTCCGTCAATCAGATAATCATATGAGCATTACGCCTTAGTGAAGTACTCTAGGTTTATCTCGACTTCTGAGTACCAAGCTAAGAGGAATACTCTTAGATTGCCCTACGATAACTTTGGTATTCAAGAGACTAATTTGGCACTCTTGTTTGAACATTGAAGTTATCTGCAATATTAACTATCATCCAATACTCAAGAGCCTAATTTAAGCATGTCTATCTCTTGGTTTAAAACTTGTACAAAAATGAAAAAGATAATCTTGAAAGTCACATCATATGACACATGCCTTTTTCATTAAACTATAAAAAAGGAAGTATAAATATGAAAACTTGTAAATACCTCCACAGTAGTGACTGTATGACCAATAGATGGACTTGCCAAACCAGCAATTGAAATTATATCACCAGCTCCAGCACAATCAGTTACAACCATGGCTGTACCCTTCTTTTTCATCAGCTTCACCACCTTTTAAACGAAAACTCGTGAAATTAATGCTTCCAGTAGAAGTTCAAGATATATTTATCTCATAAATGCTATTTAAGAAACAATACTAAGGATTAAGGACTTCAACATTTCAGTTTTTACGTTAGCCATTACAGAATAATTTGTGTTAAGGAGCTATTTACTGTTTCCATAAATGACTTTTAAGCAAATGCTGTCTACACGGTGAACAGTAAAAATCTCCAGTGGATAGTTTAATAAATTAACACATTAACTGAAAACTGTTTAGCTCTTACCACTTTCCATCAAAATATCAGACCAAATTACCATTATATCCAACTATAAATGTAATTGAGGGCTCATAGATCTACAAACCTTTCCTTCTTCAACCTTTTCAGCACCAGAATCTTTGTTACGTAGTCCGTGAACCCTGTCACCAACACGAACAACCCCAGAATACACACGTCCGGTCAAAATCCGCCCAAGATAAAAGTCCTTCTCCATCATAGAAACCTGAAAATCACTATTAAGCATGGTTTTTCACTGGTTTGAAAGTATAAACCCAAGAACAGTATCGGGAAACACAATAAAGAGAATTTGCACAAGAACAAGTGAGACCAGTCTTTCCTAAAGCCATTCTGTTTTTGTAATCTCTTATAATTAGTTGTGACTTGTTATTGTGATCATTTGAATAAGGGAAGCAGATTTTGAAGTAATGAAGCATGAACATTCAGTTTGCATTCAAAATTCAATAATAAATAGGATCGAGCTATCTGAAAATCCTTCTATATAAACTGCATTtgataaaaagagaaaaagtgcattggcaacaaaagaaaagaaacactgAATCAAAAAGACAACTTCCACGAAAGGAAGCTTATCAGATAAAAGCGACACTAATAAATTCATCAATATTTTAAATACTAACCAGCATTTGGAAAGGTGCGTCAATGTTTGCATTTGGTGGAGGAACATGTGTTACGATGGCATCAAGCAACTGTGACATATTTTTGGCCTCGGCAGGAGGATCCTTGGTATAGGTGGTGGATGCCCATCCTTCTTTAGCAGAAGCATAAAGAACTGGGAAGTCAAGTTGCTCCTCTATAGATACAAATGtttaataaaacattaaattTCAGAAAACAGAGTTGGAATTACAAAACAATCAAGCATAATCctcgtatttttttttttttgtgtaccTGTAGCACCCAGGTTCGCAAATAGATCAAACACCAGACTCTCAACCTCGTCGCATATCTCCTCAGTAACTACATGAAATAAAAATCACGAGATTTAGGGATTGAAGACAAGAACTATTTCATtccatgtttgattttttttttaaaatatggaaCACTACAAATCTAGAAATCAGGTACAAGGCAAAactcaaaaaatttattattcaacaaGTTATGGGACAGCTTTAACAGTGCAgtccaaaaacatttttttactcAACAGTCATTCTCTCTCCCTCTCACTTCCCTCTCCTCTTTCTATACTTATTTGtagaaaaatataataacattaaaaataatcatatacacacAAAACACATATATCTTAGGAATCCCACTTGCAGGCTGTGAATTGAATCCTAAGATATCTCAAAGGCACTATCTCTTGGGGATTGCACTTGGCTCCTACTTCTGTCTCTCCCATCTCTCTTCAAGCCTATTGTGATGATAACTGGGGGGTCTAACCCTAATGATAGAGGGTCTACTTCAGGCGCTTGTGTGTTCCTAAGGAAGAATCTCCTCTCTTGGTGGGCTAAGAAGCAGCCAGTGATATTTCGTTCCAGCACTGAAGCAGAGTACAGAAGTTTGGCTCCTAGTACTGTCTCTCCCATCTCTCTTCAAGCCCACTGTGATGCTAACTGGGGGGTCTGACCCTAATGATAGAGGGTCTACTACAGGAGCTTGTGTGTTCCTTGGGAAGAATCTCCTCTCTTGGTGGGCTAAGAAGCAGCCAGTGATATTTCATTCCAGCACTGAAGCAGAGTACATGAGTTTGGCTCTTGCAACCTCTGGGCTTCTTTGGTTTCAATCTCTACTATAAGAATTGAGCATCAACTACTACTCCCCCAACCAACTACTGTGACAATATGAACACTATTGCTTTGGCTCACAACCCTATTCTACTTTCAAGCACATGGATCCTAGCCTTTTCTTTATCAGGGATAAGGTCCTCAACAAGCAACTAAGAGTTGTGCATATTTATGGTCAACATCAGTGTGTCATGAATAAGGCCCTATTTCCAGTCACGTTTGAGGGGTTTAGGTCCAAGCAACTATGTGGAAATTTTCCTCATCCTCCTTGATTAAGCTTGTAGGAGAATATTAAAAGAAACAACCTTAGAAAGTTCTAGAATAGTCTGGACAGTCACACCACTGTAACTACTGTACACTTGTTGCACAGTATTCCTACTAGGTGTAATGTGACTAATCCCTTGAACTTAGGAAACTAACTAACTGAAGTTAATTAGATTCTTGTAATCTATAAATAGATCAAACCTCTTGTAATTCAGTTAACTGTCATAATATACAAACGGAAGAGAAATTCAGCAGAGAATTTTATGCATTTCTAACAAAAATCCAGAAAGAGGATACATGGAGAATAAAAAGGAAACTGGAAAGATTGAAAAAAGAAGTTGGTGCAGTTTCTTggtctgtttttaatttttttacttgcatgtcatcaacataaattatATTCTTCATAAAATGGTATTGAGATATTGTGGCAGAAAAACAGGGAACCAACCTGCAGGCCGGTCTACTTTGTTTAAAAGAAGAATAGGCCGCAACCCATACTTTAAGGCTTTCGCAAGAACAAACTTAGTTTGAGCAAGTGGACCTTCCCCGGCATCAACAACCAAAACTGCTCCCTCAACCATACCAACTACCCGTTCAACCTAGTAATAAAAGAAACACACAAATAATAAGAGCTTAGAAGTACACCACAAGTAGTATGCAGTTCTCACTAACTCGCATCGAAAACAAAAATTGAACATCAAATAGCAAAAGAGTGAGTTCAATCTTAAATTCACCTCGCCTCCAAAATCAGCATGTCCAGGAGTATCCACCATGTTGAGCTCATTTTCTTTCCACGCAATAGAAgtaacctaaaaataaaaactcaaCCATTCAAGTTACTGCAGATCACAAAGAAGCATGGGATTGAAAAAGGAGAAACAAACCTTGGAAGAGATAGTGATACCGCGCTCGCGTTCAAGCGTGATGGAATCCATGGCGCGCTCGTGCGGGATATCAGCGCCGCACTGGCGGAGCAGACGGTCCATGAGAGTTGTCTTACCGTGGTCGACATGAGCTATGACGGCGACGTTGCGAAGGCGGCCGGGGTCGAGGGATCCGGTGGGATCGGAAGAGGAGGAGGCGGCGGCGGGAGCGGCGGAGAAAGAGCGGGAGAAGTAACGAGAGGGATATGAAGTGGAAAATGATTTTCGGGTGGAAGACAAGAGAGAACGAAGAAGAAGAGGACCCGCCATTAGGGTCTTGGGTTGGAGTACCTGTTATGCGAGGGTTTTAGCGGTTTACCACTACCATGAACAAAGTAGTAGCACTAATTTTTTATTCTCACAGTACCATTTTCGAAGATGTgaatttttgcaaaaaaaaataaataagaaaatgaaTCGCGCCAGGAAGGGGTCGAACCTTCGACTTTCTGCTTAGGAAACAGACGCTCTATCCACTGAGCTACAGGCGCTTTGTTATTAGTTTCCAGTGCAAATCATAATAGTTGTTAATATCTAAAAGAGATGGCTTATGTGTTTAAATGTTGGTGATCTTAGGGGAACAAAATAACCCCATGGTTAAAAGATATTCATTGTGTAGTTTGGCTAAATTTATTTTAGCATCAATTTTCATTTTAATGTAAAACTTAGGATGCAAAAGTAGAGTagaatatttcaaatttttaaattatttctattaaataataaacaatttttttttaattaatttgataaTATAAATTGCGGTACAGTAAAATAAAATTATCCTTGTAAACTTAGTTATCTTAAATAGAGTAGTATAAAGGTTATAAAATTTTGTTGTCTtcctataaattttatataagaGTATAATTTAGTGTTATTATCTATTCATATGTAAGTAATACTTCATCTGTCTCATAATAAATGATTCATTTTGAATAAAATTATGTCCTAAAGTAAATGatctatttcaatttttaataaatttttttcaattctagtctctaattaatataaaattcacTATTTCCAATACATGATAAAGGTACTATAGTAAAAACAATATTCTCTCTTACTTTTATACATTTTTCTTAATATATGTGAAATAGTGTACTGAGTCACTAATTGTCGGACGGAGAGAGTATAGTAACATAATTGTACTTTGTCTAATTTGTCTTTCCctattataatattttacaatACTTGACAAAtgaacaaaattattataatccAATCTTATCAAGTTTTCCATTTTAAAGGTGGAAAAAAATGTTTAGAGAGAGAATCTCTCCCCTCTCTCTAAACTTAGGGTTCCCCAATGTTCCCCTCTTTTGATGGGTATCACCTCCCCTATTGTAGGGGATCCTCCTCCCTCATTGGAGCTATTTACCACCATTATGGTGGTCATCTCCTCTTCGATGGAGGTTTCTCCCCATTGTAAGTTTCTCCTTCTCTCTTTTCATTTCTTTGAAATCCTCACTCATGTCAGATCCATACATGTTTCGTCCTCCAACCTCCATCAAGCTCCTCCTCCTCTCCACCATCAACCATCAATCGTTTGCAACTCAAAGTCACCTCTACCAATTGATGGTCCAGGGTGGTATCAACATGGAAAATAACCCCCATCAGAGTCGTCACCACCGGAATATAAGGAAGCTCTGGTTTTTTATGTGTGTGTTCAtgtaatagtttattttattgtACTTGTTTTGTTgtgagttttattttttcttgtttggtttgttttgttGGGTGTGTTGTTATTAGGCTTAGTTTGTTTTAAGTTTGTGCTCAAGATatttgatgaaatgcctcaaagaaGCTTAGATGAAGAAAATGTGTTTTTGAGTAAGAATCTTACTTGGGATCTGGAAAATCAAACTCCTCTTTTCAGTCAACAATTGTTTCATTCACAAGTTGTGAGATTAATTAATATTGTGAACCTGGATAATCAATTTGAGCGTGATAAAGCTAGTGTTAAAGCTAAAGATATGATCTGTAATTGGATGGATTTAAAGATTGGAGTTCCAAAACTCACTTGTCTCTTGAGGAAGAACTTTGCTTGGTTGATTGGATTAAAGTTTTGGTTTGGTACTTTCCTTTTGGTTCTATCCTCTCAAAGCTTTTTAATGTCCATAGCTTGTTTGTCTTAATTATTAGTGATGTTGTCAATTTGTGGATGGAAAATGCCCTAACACATTTTCTTTCTCTATGTTTGTACTCTCTCTCTTTTTCATCTAATAAATGAGATTGTTTTctatcaaaaaaaaaacttctccGTTTTAGATTTATCTCATTTCAAAATTTCTCCACTCTTGACACTCTTTCCAGTCGGATTCCACTTTTCCGCACGCTTTCATCCCCATTTTCATTTCTTCCTAATTACACCATTTATTCTTTCTATCCCTTCATCGCATAATTTGTTGGTTCATTTGTGAATTGATGGTTACAACCCTTTTCCCCATTTGTGTGAGATCTTTGACATTTTTTTGTTTCAATTGATGGTACTTTCTTCTTGTTTCCACTTCTTCCATTATTCACACTTCCTAATATAGGTTTTCAGAATTCCATTATACCTTCACACTTTACCAGCTacatgttttcttctttgtacaTCTTGATCGAAATATTTTGTGGTTCTATTGTGACTTGATGGTTACAATCCTTTTCTGCTATTG contains:
- the LOC131602357 gene encoding uncharacterized protein LOC131602357, producing MAGPLLLRSLLSSTRKSFSTSYPSRYFSRSFSAAPAAASSSSDPTGSLDPGRLRNVAVIAHVDHGKTTLMDRLLRQCGADIPHERAMDSITLERERGITISSKVTSIAWKENELNMVDTPGHADFGGEVERVVGMVEGAVLVVDAGEGPLAQTKFVLAKALKYGLRPILLLNKVDRPAVTEEICDEVESLVFDLFANLGATEEQLDFPVLYASAKEGWASTTYTKDPPAEAKNMSQLLDAIVTHVPPPNANIDAPFQMLVSMMEKDFYLGRILTGRVYSGVVRVGDRVHGLRNKDSGAEKVEEGKVVKLMKKKGTAMVVTDCAGAGDIISIAGLASPSIGHTVTTVEIMSALPTVELDPPTISMTFGVNDSPLAGRDGTHLTGGRIGDRLTAEAETNLAINVLPGLSETFEVQGRGELQLGILIENMRREGFELSVSPPKVMYKTEKGQKLEPIEEVTIEVNDEHVGFVMEALSHRRAEVTDMGPVAGAIGRTRLSLTCPSRGLVGYRSVFSSETRGTGFMHRAFLTYEKFRGPLGNVRKGVLVSVGLGSITSHALMSLEARGTLFVSPGMETYDGMIVGEHSRDTDLDVNPVRAKQLTNIRSASKDENVKLTPPRLMTLEEAIGYVASDELIEVTPKTIRLRKKYLDVNKRKTMSKRPKE